From one Nocardioides sp. Kera G14 genomic stretch:
- a CDS encoding ABC transporter ATP-binding protein → MAAVLEFDEVSVRRHPSTLLDRVTWTVEEDERWVILGPNGAGKTTLMQLASTQMHPSSGTVRILGQQLGKSDVFELRPRIGLTSAALADRIPWNETVRDVVVSAAYGVLGRWKEVYDQVDHDRAEDLLVEVGITGLADRIFGTLSEGEKKRVQIARSLMVDPELLLLDEPAAGLDLGGREDLVSTLSMLAFAPEAPATVLVSHHVEEIPPGFSHVLMLRAGRVVTAGLIDDELNEANLSATFGMPLTLEQNDGRYWARRRTRAAR, encoded by the coding sequence ATGGCTGCGGTGCTGGAGTTCGACGAAGTCTCGGTCCGACGCCACCCCTCGACCCTGCTCGACCGTGTCACGTGGACGGTCGAGGAGGACGAGCGCTGGGTGATCCTCGGGCCCAACGGAGCGGGCAAGACGACGCTCATGCAGCTCGCCTCGACCCAGATGCACCCCTCGTCCGGCACGGTCAGGATCCTCGGCCAGCAGCTCGGCAAGTCCGACGTCTTCGAGCTGCGCCCGCGCATCGGCCTCACCAGCGCGGCCCTCGCCGACCGGATCCCGTGGAACGAGACCGTCCGCGACGTCGTCGTCTCGGCGGCGTACGGCGTGCTGGGCCGGTGGAAGGAGGTCTACGACCAGGTCGACCACGACCGCGCCGAGGACCTCCTCGTCGAGGTGGGCATCACGGGTCTCGCCGACCGGATCTTCGGCACGCTGTCCGAGGGCGAGAAGAAGCGCGTCCAGATCGCCCGCTCCCTCATGGTCGACCCGGAACTGCTGCTCCTCGACGAGCCAGCCGCCGGTCTGGATCTGGGCGGTCGTGAGGACCTCGTCTCCACGCTCTCGATGCTGGCGTTCGCGCCCGAGGCGCCCGCGACCGTCCTGGTCAGTCACCATGTCGAGGAGATCCCGCCGGGCTTCAGCCACGTGCTCATGCTTCGCGCAGGCCGGGTCGTCACCGCGGGCCTGATCGACGACGAGCTCAACGAGGCGAACCTCTCCGCGACCTTCGGCATGCCGCTCACTCTCGAGCAGAACGACGGCCGCTACTGGGCCCGACGGAGAACCCGCGCGGCGCGTTGA
- a CDS encoding NfeD family protein, giving the protein MEWLGDHLWAAWLGIAAVLLISELASLDLVLLMLAIGAFGGAVTAVLTDAWEIQIVVAVVIAVGLLAVVRPGIVRRLQTGPDLLIGPERMIGVQAQTFVALSAEEPGQVKIDGELWTARPADGAAPIKPGQTVVVTAINGATAIVAPVA; this is encoded by the coding sequence ATGGAGTGGCTGGGGGACCATCTGTGGGCCGCATGGCTCGGGATCGCCGCAGTCCTGCTGATCAGTGAGCTGGCCAGCCTGGACCTCGTCCTCCTCATGCTCGCGATCGGTGCCTTCGGCGGTGCCGTCACGGCTGTGTTGACCGACGCCTGGGAGATCCAGATCGTCGTCGCGGTCGTCATCGCGGTGGGGCTGCTGGCCGTCGTACGGCCGGGAATCGTACGTCGCCTGCAGACCGGGCCCGACCTGCTGATCGGTCCTGAGCGGATGATCGGGGTGCAGGCCCAGACGTTCGTCGCCCTCAGCGCCGAGGAGCCCGGTCAGGTGAAGATCGACGGGGAGCTGTGGACCGCTCGCCCCGCGGACGGCGCCGCTCCCATCAAGCCCGGCCAGACCGTCGTGGTCACGGCCATCAACGGCGCCACCGCCATCGTGGCGCCCGTCGCGTAG
- a CDS encoding alpha/beta fold hydrolase — protein METDRLGPPYTAETLTLTPDDEGDVIATLVKRPAKTTKTTKAAGASTKAVLHIHGFSDYFFQKEFAEWWTNKGYDFYALDLRKYGRSLLPHQTPAYVTDLQTYYEEIDQAWERIVDRDGHTEVVVTAHSTGGLTMPLWAHDRRPEQLVGMVLNSPWFDLQGSTLMRVFGTPVIKQLGARRPKFHIRRHVSGVYARSLHRDHEGEWDFELDLKPLTSFPVYAGWLKAIRDGHARLHAVLDVPVPVLVLSSDQSHWTVHMTERAHNADLVLDVQQIRRWATAVGSDVTYKAIVGARHDVVLSLPEVRGCAYDVINRWLTAWVS, from the coding sequence GTGGAGACCGATCGCCTTGGGCCGCCGTACACCGCTGAGACGCTGACGCTGACTCCGGACGACGAGGGGGACGTGATCGCGACGCTCGTGAAGCGTCCGGCGAAGACCACGAAGACCACGAAGGCGGCCGGCGCCAGCACCAAGGCGGTGCTGCACATCCACGGTTTCTCCGACTACTTCTTCCAGAAGGAGTTCGCGGAGTGGTGGACGAACAAGGGTTACGACTTCTACGCCCTCGACCTGCGCAAGTACGGCCGCTCCCTGCTGCCCCACCAGACGCCCGCCTACGTCACCGATCTGCAGACGTACTACGAGGAGATCGACCAGGCGTGGGAGCGGATCGTCGACCGCGACGGACACACCGAGGTGGTCGTCACCGCCCACTCCACCGGCGGCCTCACGATGCCGCTGTGGGCGCACGACCGCCGACCTGAGCAGCTCGTCGGCATGGTGCTCAACTCGCCGTGGTTCGACCTGCAGGGCTCGACATTGATGCGCGTCTTCGGCACGCCCGTGATCAAGCAGCTCGGTGCCCGCCGGCCGAAGTTCCACATCCGGCGCCATGTCAGCGGCGTCTACGCACGCAGCCTGCACCGCGACCATGAGGGCGAGTGGGACTTCGAGCTCGATCTCAAGCCCCTGACGTCGTTCCCGGTGTACGCCGGCTGGCTCAAGGCGATCCGGGATGGGCACGCCCGCCTGCACGCGGTCCTCGACGTCCCCGTCCCGGTGCTGGTCCTCTCCTCGGACCAGTCGCACTGGACGGTGCACATGACCGAGCGCGCACACAACGCCGACCTCGTGCTCGACGTCCAGCAGATCCGGCGCTGGGCGACCGCGGTCGGCTCCGACGTCACCTACAAGGCGATCGTCGGAGCCCGTCACGACGTCGTGCTGTCCCTCCCGGAGGTGCGGGGATGCGCGTACGACGTCATCAACCGCTGGCTCACGGCATGGGTGTCGTAG
- a CDS encoding ethanolamine ammonia-lyase subunit EutB, which yields MRYTTTVLGRTFTFSGLVEVMAKASAPKSGDVLAGCAAESDAERAAARYVLADLPLSTFLAEQLVPYETDEVTRQIIDSHSATAFAEVSMLTVGGFREWLLEAAARDDAAALARVAPGLTPEMVAAVSKLCRNQDLIAIAAACVVTSRFRTTVGLAGRLSTRLQPNHPTDDATGIAASILDGLLLGSGDAVIGINPASDNPRQVAALLALIDDLRQRYDVPTQSCVLTHVTTTIDLITAGAPVDLPFQSIAGTEGANAGFGVSLSMLAEANTAARELRRATVGDPATANVMYFETGQGSALSADAHRGTDGLPVDQQTLEARAYGVARAYEPFLVNTVVGFIGPEYLYDGKQVIRAGLEDHFCGKLLGVPMGADVCYTNHTEADQDDMDTLLTLLGVAGLNYVMGIPGADDVMLGYQSTSFHDALYVRKVLGKRPAPEFEAWLDGLGLLGVDGSIRAVDPATSPLRELV from the coding sequence GTGCGCTACACAACGACGGTCCTGGGCAGGACCTTCACGTTCTCGGGGCTGGTCGAGGTCATGGCCAAGGCGTCGGCGCCGAAGTCGGGCGACGTCCTCGCCGGCTGCGCTGCGGAGAGCGACGCCGAGCGCGCGGCGGCTCGTTATGTGCTCGCAGACCTGCCGCTGTCCACCTTCCTCGCCGAGCAGCTCGTGCCGTATGAGACCGATGAGGTGACGCGGCAGATCATCGACTCCCACTCGGCTACCGCGTTCGCGGAGGTGTCGATGCTGACGGTCGGCGGCTTCCGGGAGTGGCTTCTCGAGGCCGCGGCCCGTGATGACGCGGCAGCCCTGGCGCGGGTCGCGCCCGGCCTCACGCCGGAGATGGTCGCCGCCGTCTCCAAGCTCTGCCGCAACCAGGACCTCATCGCGATCGCCGCGGCCTGCGTCGTGACGTCCCGCTTCCGCACGACCGTGGGACTGGCCGGTCGGCTGTCGACCCGCCTCCAGCCCAACCACCCCACCGACGACGCGACCGGCATCGCCGCCTCGATCCTGGACGGCCTGCTCCTGGGCAGCGGCGATGCCGTCATCGGGATCAATCCGGCGTCGGACAACCCGCGCCAGGTGGCGGCGCTGCTGGCGCTGATCGACGACCTGCGCCAGCGCTATGACGTTCCGACGCAGTCGTGCGTGCTCACCCACGTGACCACCACGATCGACCTGATCACCGCCGGCGCGCCCGTGGACCTGCCGTTCCAATCGATCGCCGGTACCGAGGGCGCCAACGCGGGCTTCGGCGTCTCGCTGTCGATGCTGGCGGAGGCCAACACCGCCGCTCGTGAGCTTCGTCGCGCGACCGTCGGAGATCCGGCCACGGCCAACGTCATGTACTTCGAGACCGGCCAGGGCTCGGCCCTCTCCGCCGACGCCCACCGCGGCACCGACGGCCTCCCCGTCGACCAGCAGACCCTCGAGGCCAGGGCGTACGGCGTCGCGCGCGCCTATGAGCCCTTCCTGGTCAACACGGTGGTGGGCTTCATCGGTCCGGAGTACCTCTACGACGGCAAGCAGGTCATCCGCGCCGGGCTGGAGGACCACTTCTGCGGCAAGCTGCTCGGCGTCCCGATGGGCGCCGACGTCTGCTACACGAACCACACCGAGGCCGACCAGGACGACATGGACACGCTCCTCACCCTGCTGGGCGTAGCCGGCCTCAACTACGTGATGGGGATCCCGGGGGCGGATGACGTCATGCTGGGATATCAGTCGACGTCCTTCCACGACGCGCTCTACGTCCGGAAGGTGCTGGGCAAGCGGCCTGCGCCGGAGTTCGAGGCGTGGCTCGACGGGCTCGGACTGCTCGGCGTAGACGGGAGCATCCGAGCGGTCGACCCGGCCACCTCGCCCCTCCGGGAGCTGGTGTGA
- the eutC gene encoding ethanolamine ammonia-lyase subunit EutC, with translation MSDFWSEVRASTPARIGLGRAGNGVPTAEVLAFGAAHAAARDAIHLPLDVETLVMGLDGLGLGETATVPSAAPDRATYLTRPDLGRTPAAGALDALVRTRISEGQNPDVAVVVADGLSAEAVDRHAVNLLAELLPLLGNAISVAAPVVATQARVALGDPIGQAMGAQLVLVLIGERPGLSSSDSLGAYLTWQPRPGIQDSARNCVSNIRPPHGLDYGTAARTIASLVVGARELGATGIGLKEGFTLPTPS, from the coding sequence GTGAGCGACTTCTGGTCCGAGGTCCGCGCATCGACGCCGGCCAGGATCGGCCTCGGTCGCGCAGGCAACGGCGTGCCGACCGCCGAGGTGCTGGCCTTCGGCGCGGCCCATGCGGCGGCACGCGACGCGATCCATTTGCCGCTCGACGTCGAGACGCTGGTCATGGGACTGGACGGACTGGGGCTGGGGGAGACGGCCACGGTGCCGTCGGCGGCACCCGATCGCGCCACCTACCTGACCAGGCCGGATCTCGGCCGTACGCCCGCAGCGGGTGCGCTCGACGCGCTCGTCAGAACCCGGATCTCGGAGGGCCAGAACCCGGATGTCGCGGTGGTGGTCGCCGACGGGCTCTCGGCCGAGGCGGTCGACCGGCATGCGGTGAACCTGCTCGCGGAGCTCCTTCCCCTGCTGGGCAACGCGATCTCGGTGGCGGCACCGGTCGTCGCGACCCAGGCGCGCGTCGCCCTCGGCGACCCGATCGGCCAGGCGATGGGCGCGCAGTTGGTGCTCGTCCTGATCGGCGAACGACCCGGCCTGTCGAGCAGCGACTCACTCGGCGCCTACCTCACCTGGCAGCCCCGACCCGGTATCCAGGACTCGGCGCGGAACTGTGTCTCGAACATCAGGCCGCCGCACGGGCTGGACTACGGCACGGCCGCACGGACGATCGCGAGCCTCGTGGTGGGCGCGCGCGAGCTCGGTGCTACCGGGATCGGGCTCAAGGAAGGTTTTACGCTACCGACACCGTCGTGA